A portion of the Corynebacterium occultum genome contains these proteins:
- the treZ gene encoding malto-oligosyltrehalose trehalohydrolase, with protein sequence MISLRPQGPSFSVWAPHARDVRLVLRETPDQEQLHPMNRTEGGWWVAEISAETGQRYGFQVDAGEGFSITLPDPRSTSLPDGVHGLSRVDDPTFDWSDDQWRGRVLPGTVLYELHVGTFSARGDFEGVVDKLPHLKDLGVSAIELMPVQPFGGERNWGYDGVAWMAVQESYGGRAGLKKLVDAAHAAGIAVYLDVVYNHFGPDGNYNGFFGPYTSGGSTGWGEVVNISGPDSDEVRAFILDTVRQWFSEFHIDGLRLDAIHALDDNGAPSILAQMQQIADEITATTGVPRSLIAESDLNDPKVISSPEAGGHGLAAQWADDIHHGLHTLISGENHAYYADFGSLEALLKTLRGAYFFTGDYSSYRGRHHGRAVNRELIPAHRFVTYTTTHDQTGNRAGGDRPSMTLTPEQQVLKAAVIYCSPYTPMLFMGEEFGARTPFPFFVSHTDAELNRLTREGRTREFSRSGWDVSQVPDPADPATFESAKLDWDFDEQAQRIHGAYRTLLRLRTEWGLARPRLDQLQVQGGSEEEPWLLMGHEDVTLLANLSATPVEIPQGGELIYSFTSPEVHPDRTLLDAWGFALLRR encoded by the coding sequence ATGATTTCGCTTCGCCCCCAGGGCCCTTCGTTCAGTGTCTGGGCACCTCATGCCCGCGACGTCCGCCTGGTTCTCCGGGAAACCCCCGATCAAGAGCAGCTGCATCCCATGAACCGCACCGAAGGTGGTTGGTGGGTGGCTGAGATATCAGCGGAGACCGGGCAACGCTACGGCTTCCAGGTTGATGCCGGGGAGGGTTTCTCCATCACCCTGCCCGATCCTCGCTCCACCTCCCTGCCGGATGGGGTGCACGGTTTGAGCCGGGTCGATGATCCCACCTTCGACTGGTCCGATGATCAGTGGCGGGGCAGGGTGTTGCCCGGCACGGTGCTCTATGAGCTGCATGTGGGCACCTTCAGTGCCCGCGGCGACTTTGAGGGGGTCGTCGATAAGCTTCCCCACCTGAAGGATCTGGGGGTCAGCGCCATCGAACTGATGCCGGTGCAGCCCTTCGGCGGGGAAAGGAACTGGGGTTATGACGGGGTGGCCTGGATGGCGGTGCAGGAAAGCTATGGTGGCCGCGCGGGCCTGAAAAAGCTTGTCGACGCCGCGCATGCCGCCGGCATCGCGGTCTACCTCGATGTCGTCTACAACCATTTCGGACCGGATGGCAACTACAACGGTTTCTTCGGCCCCTACACCTCAGGGGGTTCCACCGGCTGGGGTGAGGTCGTCAACATCTCCGGCCCTGACTCCGATGAGGTCCGCGCCTTCATCCTGGACACGGTGCGCCAGTGGTTCAGCGAATTCCACATCGACGGCCTGCGGCTGGATGCCATCCACGCCCTGGATGACAATGGGGCGCCGTCCATTCTGGCGCAGATGCAGCAGATCGCCGATGAGATCACCGCCACCACCGGGGTGCCCCGCAGCCTGATCGCCGAATCCGATCTCAATGACCCGAAGGTGATCAGCTCGCCGGAGGCCGGGGGCCATGGTCTGGCGGCCCAGTGGGCCGATGACATCCACCATGGGCTGCACACCCTGATCTCCGGGGAGAATCACGCTTATTACGCGGACTTTGGTTCGCTGGAGGCCCTGCTCAAGACCCTGCGGGGGGCCTATTTCTTCACCGGGGACTACTCCAGTTACCGGGGTCGGCACCACGGTCGGGCCGTGAACCGGGAGCTGATCCCGGCGCACCGCTTCGTCACCTACACCACCACCCATGACCAGACCGGAAACCGGGCGGGCGGTGACCGCCCCTCCATGACGCTGACTCCGGAGCAGCAGGTGCTCAAGGCGGCGGTGATCTACTGCTCCCCCTACACCCCCATGCTTTTCATGGGTGAGGAGTTCGGGGCGCGTACCCCTTTCCCCTTCTTCGTCTCCCATACCGATGCGGAACTCAACCGACTGACCAGGGAGGGGCGCACCCGGGAGTTCTCCCGTTCCGGCTGGGACGTATCTCAGGTGCCCGACCCGGCTGATCCGGCCACCTTCGAATCCGCCAAGCTGGACTGGGACTTCGATGAGCAGGCCCAGCGCATCCACGGGGCTTACCGCACCCTGTTGCGGCTGCGCACCGAATGGGGCCTGGCCCGACCCCGGCTGGATCAGCTGCAGGTGCAGGGGGGCAGTGAGGAGGAGCCCTGGCTGTTGATGGGGCATGAGGATGTCACCCTGCTGGCCAACCTCTCCGCCACCCCGGTGGAGATCCCCCAGGGCGGAGAATTGATCTACAGTTTCACCTCCCCGGAGGTGCACCCGGACCGCACCCTGCT